One window of the Archangium primigenium genome contains the following:
- a CDS encoding ABC transporter substrate-binding protein, whose product MKRLLMVLLAALPLVGSAAEGPAPSLPDGYPRSYARIIEEARKEGTVSIYSATDSSEVAPLIREFENTYPGVKVEYADQNSTEIYSRFIAEVAAGQGSADLVWSSAMDLQVKLINDGYAQAYASPEKPNLPDWAVWKNEGYGVTAEPLVIAYNKRLMPAEDVPHTRAELETLLRTKKDFYQGKVASYDPERSGVGFLYISQDVEISRDTWKLVEAMAGTSPRLYTSTGAMMERLISGEHLLVYNMIGSYALRRQKKDPSLGIIFPSDFTLTMSRIAFIPAEARHPNAAKLFLDFLLSKRGQAMLAERDMEPVRTDIPNDVPSPPAEQIRAIRVGPKLLANLDQLTRLRFLKQWKRIVRGR is encoded by the coding sequence TTGAAACGACTCCTGATGGTCTTGCTGGCGGCGCTGCCGCTGGTGGGTTCCGCGGCCGAGGGCCCGGCGCCCTCGCTCCCCGACGGCTATCCCCGCTCCTACGCGCGCATCATCGAGGAGGCGCGCAAGGAAGGCACGGTGAGCATCTACTCGGCCACCGACTCCAGCGAGGTCGCCCCCCTCATCCGCGAGTTCGAGAACACCTACCCCGGGGTGAAGGTCGAGTACGCGGATCAGAACTCCACGGAGATCTACAGCCGCTTCATCGCCGAGGTGGCGGCCGGTCAAGGCTCGGCTGATCTCGTGTGGAGCTCGGCCATGGACCTCCAGGTCAAGCTCATCAATGACGGCTATGCCCAGGCCTACGCCTCACCGGAGAAGCCGAACCTGCCCGACTGGGCGGTGTGGAAGAACGAGGGTTACGGCGTCACCGCCGAGCCGCTCGTCATCGCCTACAACAAGCGGCTGATGCCGGCGGAGGACGTGCCGCACACGCGCGCGGAGCTGGAGACGCTGCTGCGCACCAAGAAGGACTTCTACCAGGGCAAGGTGGCCAGCTACGACCCGGAGCGCAGCGGCGTGGGCTTTCTCTACATCTCCCAGGACGTGGAGATCAGCCGCGACACATGGAAGCTCGTGGAGGCCATGGCGGGCACCTCACCGCGGCTCTACACGTCCACGGGCGCGATGATGGAGCGGCTCATCTCCGGAGAGCACCTGCTCGTCTACAACATGATTGGCTCGTACGCGTTGAGGCGGCAGAAGAAGGACCCGTCCCTGGGCATCATCTTCCCGTCCGACTTCACGCTGACGATGTCGCGCATCGCCTTCATTCCCGCCGAGGCGCGCCACCCCAACGCCGCGAAGCTGTTCTTGGACTTCCTGTTGTCCAAGCGGGGCCAGGCGATGCTGGCCGAGCGGGACATGGAGCCGGTGCGCACGGACATCCCCAACGACGTGCCCAGTCCTCCCGCCGAGCAGATCCGCGCCATCCGCGTGGGACCGAAGCTGTTGGCCAACCTCGACCAGCTCACCCGCCTGCGCTTCCTCAAGCAGTGGAAGCGCATCGTGCGCGGCCGCTGA
- a CDS encoding response regulator transcription factor has product MRILLIEDNAALARGLTASLRASGFAVDHVTHGVAALEESELVPYNLMILDVGLPDMSGFEVLKRLRQRGATTPVLILTARAALTDRVTGLDLGADDYLPKPFEPAELEARVRALLRRGQGQAAPALTLGGLVFDRSAGTATLHGRPLDLRRREWSVLESLMIRAGKVVTKERLSAEVFGHDEPVGPNALEVYVGRLRKKLEPDGPTIRTIRGLGYLLDGS; this is encoded by the coding sequence TTGCGCATCCTGCTCATCGAGGACAACGCGGCCCTGGCGCGTGGACTCACCGCGTCACTGCGCGCGTCTGGGTTTGCGGTGGATCACGTGACGCATGGCGTCGCGGCCCTCGAGGAATCCGAGCTCGTTCCCTACAACCTGATGATCCTGGACGTGGGGCTGCCGGACATGAGCGGCTTCGAGGTGCTCAAGCGTTTGCGGCAGCGCGGCGCGACGACGCCGGTGTTGATCCTCACGGCGCGGGCGGCACTCACCGACAGGGTGACGGGGTTGGATCTGGGCGCGGATGACTACCTGCCCAAACCCTTCGAGCCCGCCGAGCTGGAAGCCCGCGTGCGGGCGCTGTTGCGTCGTGGACAAGGCCAGGCGGCGCCCGCGTTGACGCTGGGCGGACTGGTGTTCGACCGCTCCGCGGGCACCGCCACGTTGCATGGTCGGCCGCTGGACTTGCGTCGGAGGGAGTGGTCGGTGTTGGAGAGCTTGATGATCCGCGCGGGCAAGGTCGTCACCAAGGAGCGCTTGAGCGCCGAGGTGTTTGGTCACGATGAGCCGGTGGGGCCCAATGCCCTGGAGGTCTACGTGGGGCGGCTGCGCAAGAAGCTGGAGCCGGATGGCCCCACCATCCGGACCATCCGGGGCCTCGGCTACCTGCTCGACGGGTCGTGA
- a CDS encoding sensor histidine kinase: MSPSSLTTRLVVALAGALAVLALVLGLGGAWLIHGVVERSGDRVLAGSVGAIAETLALEDGELTLDLPPAAFGMLENAEHDNVYYAVRHQGRLVTGYADLPFAEHVPPRDTVAFRYEAFRGQSVRIATVSRLIPRLKGAVVVQVAETLQARDALRARMVGGLALLEGALLLGAALAARPALRWGLRPLARSRALVEEKARAAPVELTALPLAPVPSEIRPFVEAVNALLARLEESTVRMRRFTGDASHQMRTPLAVLRMHLALALRPEATEAERAAALRDVEGATLSLERLLTQLLALVRAEERGALPALQRVELNGAVAQVTADFVPQALRARVEVHFEGHASEVFVRADPVLVREVVGNLLDNALRYHRPGGLVAVRVVCVDAVPWLEVEDNGPGIPPEERERVFQRFHRLPRDQSQSGSGLGLSIVRSLAEHMAAEVVLRDGREGVGLTAAVRFQSWPTRA, from the coding sequence ATGAGTCCCTCCTCCCTCACCACGCGGCTCGTCGTGGCCCTCGCGGGCGCGCTGGCGGTGTTGGCGCTCGTGCTGGGCCTGGGGGGCGCCTGGCTGATTCATGGGGTGGTGGAGCGCAGCGGGGATCGGGTCCTCGCGGGCTCGGTGGGGGCCATCGCGGAGACCCTGGCCCTGGAGGATGGAGAGCTCACGCTGGACCTGCCGCCCGCGGCCTTCGGCATGTTGGAGAACGCCGAGCACGACAACGTCTACTACGCCGTCCGGCACCAGGGGCGGCTCGTCACCGGCTACGCCGACCTGCCCTTCGCCGAGCACGTCCCCCCGCGCGACACCGTGGCCTTCCGGTACGAGGCGTTCCGGGGTCAATCGGTGCGCATCGCCACCGTGAGCCGGCTGATTCCCCGACTCAAGGGGGCCGTGGTGGTCCAGGTGGCGGAGACACTCCAGGCGCGCGATGCGCTGCGCGCGCGCATGGTGGGCGGGTTGGCGCTCCTGGAGGGGGCGCTGTTGCTGGGGGCCGCGCTGGCGGCCCGGCCCGCGCTGCGCTGGGGCTTGCGGCCCCTGGCCAGGTCTCGTGCCCTGGTGGAGGAGAAGGCGCGCGCCGCGCCCGTGGAGCTCACAGCGCTGCCGCTCGCGCCCGTGCCCTCGGAGATCCGCCCCTTCGTCGAGGCGGTCAATGCCTTGCTGGCGCGCCTGGAGGAGTCCACCGTGCGCATGCGCCGCTTCACGGGGGATGCCTCGCATCAGATGCGCACGCCCCTGGCGGTGCTGCGCATGCATCTGGCGCTCGCGCTGCGTCCGGAGGCGACGGAGGCCGAGCGCGCCGCGGCCCTGCGTGACGTGGAGGGCGCGACCCTGTCCCTGGAACGGCTGTTGACGCAGCTCCTCGCGCTGGTGCGCGCCGAGGAGCGTGGCGCCCTGCCCGCGCTCCAGCGGGTGGAGCTGAATGGCGCCGTGGCCCAGGTGACGGCGGACTTCGTTCCCCAGGCCCTGCGGGCGCGGGTGGAGGTCCACTTCGAGGGGCACGCGTCGGAGGTGTTCGTGCGCGCCGACCCGGTGCTGGTGCGCGAGGTGGTGGGCAACCTGCTGGACAACGCCCTCCGGTATCACCGGCCGGGCGGTCTGGTGGCGGTGCGGGTCGTGTGTGTGGACGCGGTCCCTTGGTTGGAGGTCGAGGACAACGGGCCCGGCATTCCCCCGGAGGAGCGCGAGCGGGTCTTCCAACGCTTCCACCGGCTGCCCCGGGATCAATCCCAGTCAGGCAGCGGCCTGGGTTTGTCCATTGTCCGCTCGCTGGCGGAGCACATGGCGGCGGAGGTCGTCCTGCGCGACGGCCGGGAGGGCGTGGGCCTCACGGCCGCCGTGCGCTTCCAGTCCTGGCCCACGCGTGCCTGA
- a CDS encoding glycoside hydrolase family 55 protein — protein MNAKPGLRSMCLLMGVALGTAAPGEADAAWRSVLYPTTWQPGYTNPGNSAQFLHDFSYAGYRARRAEPPVRMDAVIDVTAAPYYADRTGASDVTAVLQRAIDDAGARSGGAVVLLPAGTYKVSPPAGKNHALWLNKSNVVLRGHGATETFLYNAGTDMRARSVIRVAPQTSAVSWTPSSATSTAVTANLPTLTTRVPVASVSGFAVDQWIVIRADLTEALSQELGMGSDWTSLPGASFYRRITAVDATAKTLSIDIPLRLDMKTRDNARVYKVAAHLSEVGIENLAIGMRENSTPGTGGTDFSTPGTGAYEMHDASLIQLNHTVDGWVVNVKSYRPASNTRDIHMLSNGIDMLFTRNITVDACELNKPQYKGEGGNGYLYSIRGSDGLIKDSVAFGGRHNFDFRSTQATGNVLFNNRASNGDLVSDFHMHLSAANLMDNLTLHQEKFEAADRSPYGTTSHGVTTTQSVFWNTNGSQYRSGTTSIIRSQQYGQGYVIGVRGSATGVDLSTTTKTAPVDFAETASSGNLLSPQSLYVDQIQRRLGSTAEHEGNVLVYQAENIQPSQADDTSSTNIDAQAEKGSLRYHNTQAVGGKVTYVLYPRTIGAFQVKVRTKKNNARGQYQLDIDGAPQGTPQDEYSSGTVYAETDLGTVTFTTLEPKAFTFTVTGKNAASSAYNIAVDAIRLIRQ, from the coding sequence ATGAACGCGAAGCCAGGATTGCGCTCGATGTGCCTGCTCATGGGGGTGGCGTTGGGGACCGCGGCGCCCGGCGAGGCGGACGCCGCCTGGCGCAGCGTGCTGTACCCGACCACCTGGCAGCCCGGGTACACGAACCCGGGCAACTCCGCCCAGTTCCTGCACGACTTCTCCTACGCGGGCTATCGCGCGCGGAGGGCCGAGCCGCCCGTGCGGATGGACGCGGTGATCGACGTGACCGCGGCGCCCTACTACGCGGACCGCACGGGCGCCTCGGACGTGACGGCGGTGCTCCAGCGCGCCATCGATGACGCGGGAGCGCGCAGCGGAGGCGCCGTGGTGTTGCTGCCCGCGGGGACCTACAAGGTGTCGCCGCCCGCCGGCAAGAACCACGCCCTGTGGCTCAACAAGAGCAACGTGGTGCTCCGGGGACACGGCGCCACGGAGACGTTCCTCTACAACGCCGGAACGGACATGCGCGCGCGCAGCGTCATCCGGGTGGCGCCCCAGACGTCGGCGGTCTCCTGGACGCCCTCCTCCGCGACCAGCACCGCGGTGACGGCGAACCTGCCCACCCTCACCACCCGCGTTCCCGTGGCCAGCGTGAGCGGCTTCGCCGTGGACCAGTGGATCGTCATCCGCGCGGATCTCACCGAGGCGCTCAGCCAGGAGCTCGGCATGGGCAGTGACTGGACGTCACTGCCGGGCGCCTCCTTCTACCGGCGCATCACCGCCGTGGACGCCACCGCGAAGACCCTGTCCATCGACATCCCCCTGCGGCTGGACATGAAGACGCGGGACAACGCGCGGGTCTACAAGGTGGCGGCCCACCTGTCCGAGGTGGGCATCGAGAACCTGGCCATCGGCATGCGCGAGAACTCGACGCCGGGGACCGGCGGCACGGACTTCAGCACGCCCGGGACCGGGGCCTACGAGATGCACGACGCCTCGCTCATCCAGCTCAACCACACGGTCGACGGGTGGGTGGTCAACGTCAAATCCTATCGCCCCGCGTCCAACACGCGGGACATCCACATGCTCTCCAACGGCATCGACATGCTCTTCACGCGCAACATCACCGTGGATGCCTGCGAGCTGAACAAGCCGCAGTACAAGGGCGAGGGCGGCAATGGCTACCTGTATTCCATCCGCGGCAGTGACGGGTTGATCAAGGACAGCGTGGCCTTTGGGGGACGGCACAACTTCGACTTCCGCTCCACGCAGGCCACCGGCAACGTGCTGTTCAACAACCGCGCCTCCAATGGCGACCTGGTGTCTGACTTCCACATGCACCTGAGCGCCGCCAACCTGATGGACAACCTCACCCTGCACCAGGAGAAGTTCGAGGCGGCCGACCGCTCGCCCTACGGCACGACGAGCCACGGGGTCACCACCACCCAGAGCGTGTTCTGGAACACCAACGGCTCGCAGTACCGCTCCGGCACCACGTCCATCATCCGCTCCCAGCAGTATGGCCAGGGGTATGTGATTGGCGTGCGGGGCAGCGCCACCGGCGTGGACCTGTCCACCACGACGAAGACGGCCCCGGTGGACTTCGCGGAGACGGCCTCGTCCGGCAATCTCTTGTCCCCGCAGTCGCTCTACGTCGACCAGATCCAGCGGCGGCTGGGAAGCACGGCGGAGCATGAGGGCAACGTGCTGGTCTACCAGGCGGAGAACATCCAGCCCAGCCAGGCCGACGACACCTCCTCGACGAACATCGATGCCCAGGCGGAGAAGGGCAGCCTGCGCTACCACAACACCCAGGCGGTGGGCGGCAAGGTCACCTACGTCCTGTACCCCCGGACGATCGGCGCCTTCCAGGTCAAGGTGCGGACCAAGAAGAACAATGCCCGGGGCCAGTACCAGCTCGACATCGACGGCGCGCCCCAGGGCACGCCCCAGGACGAGTACTCCAGCGGGACGGTCTACGCGGAGACGGACCTGGGCACGGTGACGTTCACGACCCTGGAGCCCAAGGCGTTCACCTTCACCGTGACGGGCAAGAACGCGGCCAGCAGCGCCTACAACATCGCCGTCGACGCCATCCGGCTCATCCGCCAGTAG